Below is a window of uncultured Sphaerochaeta sp. DNA.
TTGCTTGGGCCTCCTGCCTGCAGCATCATCACTGACCACTCTGATCATTGCACAGGAAACGTGTGCAGCATGACACGCAAAAGCGACTGCATATCCCTCCATATCACTGCATCCAAGGTGAAGGACTTCCCTCAGTTCAGGATGTTCCTCGCGATATGAGCGGACCAGGAAGCGATCAGCTGTTCCCATTACCACAGATTTTACCCCTTCAATTGCTGGGCAATAGAGAGGAAGGAAAGAGGGAGCATGCGAACCATCGCCCAGGAATGTGGAGCCCCAGTCCAGCCCAAAAGCCCTCAGGTCAAGGTCGTACTGCACAACCTTGGAAGCACAGACAATATCCCCGATTGCAAGGTTTTCTTCCAATGCCCCGCAATATCCCACAAGCACCACCACAGCCGGCTTATACGTAGCAATCGCATGGGCAAC
It encodes the following:
- a CDS encoding 5'-methylthioadenosine/S-adenosylhomocysteine nucleosidase gives rise to the protein MSVDVLLVAPLKHELEGILTKLNEPVLFASRRVIGLVVGVGKIASGIAVAHAIATYKPAVVVLVGYCGALEENLAIGDIVCASKVVQYDLDLRAFGLDWGSTFLGDGSHAPSFLPLYCPAIEGVKSVVMGTADRFLVRSYREEHPELREVLHLGCSDMEGYAVAFACHAAHVSCAMIRVVSDDAAGRRPKQFPAFVREATKGLRNTLQLLLESPSEKSPTSL